One Brachyspira pilosicoli P43/6/78 genomic window carries:
- a CDS encoding DUF1318 domain-containing protein yields the protein MKKYLIFCIFISIIFTSCSKLILVQEPEMRVLGGKTLIEAQVLGRYRQIDESAYQISTLSTDKDLSLIMVSTNVSDEVASEYKEALIRSMFNQDEINLYKTNAYIGENNSGYLSYIAFDVTEPEVQYGETRIEYIKEIMEKENADRKIIAEYLILSDPKLTMSNIKEVEAALYKRNIERLVNNSYYQLPDNSWTLYTNSN from the coding sequence ATGAAGAAGTATTTAATATTTTGTATTTTTATATCAATTATTTTTACTAGCTGTTCTAAATTAATATTAGTTCAAGAGCCTGAGATGAGAGTTTTGGGAGGAAAGACTTTAATAGAAGCACAGGTTTTGGGCAGATATAGACAAATTGATGAGAGTGCTTATCAGATTTCTACTCTTTCAACAGATAAAGATTTAAGCCTAATAATGGTTAGTACAAATGTTTCTGATGAGGTTGCTTCAGAATATAAAGAGGCTTTAATTAGAAGCATGTTTAATCAAGATGAGATTAACCTTTATAAAACTAATGCCTATATTGGAGAGAATAACAGCGGATATTTATCATATATAGCATTTGACGTTACAGAGCCTGAAGTTCAATATGGAGAAACTAGAATAGAATATATAAAAGAAATAATGGAAAAAGAAAATGCTGACAGAAAAATTATAGCTGAATATTTAATATTATCAGACCCTAAACTTACAATGTCTAATATAAAAGAAGTAGAGGCGGCACTTTATAAGAGAAATATAGAGCGTCTTGTAAATAACAGCTACTATCAGCTTCCAGATAATAGTTGGACTTTATATACAAACTCTAATTAA
- a CDS encoding MBL fold metallo-hydrolase — MKIIFLGTGTSDGVPMIGCKCNVCKSKDKRDKRTRSSVLIQHKNKNYIIDTSLDFREQMLREKVDSLEAVFYTHHHADHSSGIVDLRSLNFMMHRHIDCYGNKDTMDVLKDKYDYIFNPVQIGGGIPDLEFHIIENATKFDDITVTPIPVKHGILNILGYRFNNFTYITDASSISDENIKLIEGSEILVLNGLRYRPHSTHLSLQESVNIADTIKAKKTFFTHLTHDVLHKNLEKELPKSMYAAYDGLTLEI, encoded by the coding sequence ATGAAAATAATTTTTTTAGGCACTGGTACATCAGATGGTGTGCCTATGATAGGCTGCAAATGTAATGTTTGTAAAAGCAAAGATAAAAGAGATAAAAGAACAAGGTCATCTGTTTTAATACAGCATAAAAATAAAAATTATATAATAGATACTTCTTTAGATTTTAGAGAACAAATGCTTAGAGAAAAAGTTGATAGTTTAGAAGCAGTGTTCTATACACATCATCATGCCGACCACTCTTCTGGAATAGTAGATTTACGTTCATTAAATTTTATGATGCATAGGCATATAGATTGTTATGGAAATAAAGATACTATGGACGTATTAAAAGATAAATACGATTATATATTTAACCCCGTTCAAATAGGCGGAGGAATTCCTGATTTAGAGTTTCATATTATAGAAAATGCTACTAAATTTGATGATATAACTGTAACTCCAATTCCTGTAAAACATGGTATATTAAATATATTAGGCTATAGATTTAATAATTTTACATATATTACAGATGCAAGCTCAATAAGCGATGAAAATATAAAACTTATAGAAGGCAGTGAGATTCTAGTATTAAATGGATTAAGATATCGTCCGCATAGTACGCATTTATCACTTCAAGAATCTGTTAATATAGCAGATACTATTAAAGCCAAAAAAACATTTTTTACACATTTAACACATGATGTTTTACATAAAAATTTAGAAAAAGAACTGCCAAAAAGCATGTATGCTGCATATGATGGCCTAACTTTAGAAATATAA
- the nagE gene encoding N-acetylglucosamine-specific PTS transporter subunit IIBC: MFGYLQKIGKSLMVPVAVLPAAAILLGIGYWIDPNGWGGGSPVAAFFIKAGGSIIDNMPILFAVGVAFGMSKDRNGAAALAGLVAFLVVTTLLAPATVAMIQSKEVADVAPGFAKINNQFIGILCGIIAGGLYNKFSEVKLPEFLAFFSGRRFVPIVTSGVMMIVSFILMVVWPAIYGGLVTFGEAIISLGPIGAGIYGFFNRLLIPVGLHHALNSVFWFDVAGINDIPNFLGGQASIDAGTGIIGQTGMYQAGFFPIMMFGLLGACLAFIKNAKPENRNKIRSIMLAAGFASFFTGVTEPIEFSFMFVAPVLYLIHALLTAISLIIASSMKWIAGFGFSAGLIDLVLSTRNPLATQWYMLIVQGIVFFVLYFVIFNFAIQKFNLKTPGREDDDTDEIEVTVSSSKNASYADKALLLLPLLGGLENIVDIDNCATRLRLEVKDNTIVNDAEIRKHFPGVLRPGKTSVQVIVGTDVQFLADEFKKLAKK; encoded by the coding sequence ATGTTTGGTTATCTACAAAAAATAGGTAAATCCTTAATGGTACCTGTAGCCGTATTGCCGGCAGCTGCTATCCTTTTGGGTATTGGTTACTGGATAGACCCTAATGGCTGGGGAGGCGGAAGCCCTGTTGCTGCTTTCTTTATTAAGGCAGGCGGTTCTATTATAGATAATATGCCTATATTGTTTGCGGTTGGAGTTGCTTTTGGTATGTCTAAAGACAGAAATGGTGCTGCTGCTTTGGCTGGACTTGTAGCATTTCTAGTTGTAACAACTCTTTTAGCGCCTGCTACTGTCGCTATGATTCAAAGCAAAGAGGTTGCTGATGTAGCTCCTGGTTTTGCTAAAATCAACAACCAATTTATAGGTATACTTTGCGGTATTATAGCTGGAGGTTTATACAATAAGTTTTCTGAAGTAAAATTACCAGAATTCTTAGCATTCTTTAGCGGAAGAAGATTTGTACCAATAGTTACTTCTGGTGTTATGATGATAGTATCATTCATATTAATGGTTGTATGGCCTGCTATTTATGGCGGTTTAGTAACTTTTGGTGAAGCTATCATTAGTCTTGGTCCTATAGGTGCTGGTATTTATGGTTTCTTTAATAGACTTTTAATTCCTGTTGGTTTACACCACGCTCTTAACTCAGTATTCTGGTTTGACGTTGCTGGTATTAATGATATACCTAATTTCTTAGGCGGTCAGGCTTCTATTGATGCTGGTACTGGTATTATCGGACAAACTGGTATGTATCAGGCTGGTTTCTTCCCTATTATGATGTTTGGTCTTTTAGGTGCTTGTTTGGCTTTCATTAAAAATGCTAAACCTGAAAACAGAAATAAAATTCGCTCTATAATGTTGGCTGCTGGTTTTGCTAGTTTCTTTACTGGTGTTACTGAGCCTATAGAGTTCTCATTCATGTTTGTTGCTCCTGTATTATATCTTATACACGCTCTATTAACTGCTATATCTTTAATCATTGCTTCTAGCATGAAATGGATTGCTGGTTTTGGTTTCTCTGCTGGTTTGATTGACCTTGTTCTTTCTACTAGAAACCCTTTAGCTACTCAATGGTATATGTTAATTGTACAAGGTATAGTATTCTTTGTGCTTTATTTTGTTATTTTCAACTTTGCTATTCAGAAATTTAATCTTAAAACTCCTGGAAGAGAAGATGATGATACTGATGAAATAGAAGTTACTGTATCAAGCAGCAAAAACGCTTCTTATGCAGATAAAGCTTTATTACTTCTTCCTTTACTTGGAGGACTTGAAAATATAGTTGATATTGATAACTGTGCTACAAGATTAAGATTAGAAGTAAAAGACAATACTATAGTAAATGATGCTGAAATTAGAAAACATTTCCCTGGAGTATTAAGACCTGGTAAAACTTCTGTACAAGTAATAGTAGGTACTGATGTACAATTCTTGGCAGATGAGTTTAAAAAGTTAGCAAAAAAATAA
- the guaB gene encoding IMP dehydrogenase, with the protein MPANLKEALTFDDVLLVPQESDILPKDVSLERKLTKKITLKTPLISSPMDTVTESQMAIAMALCGGLGVIHKNMPLEQQAKEVAIVKSFKDIENKEKASIDEKGSLIAAAAIGISDDRYERTEKLIEAGVNIIVIDTAHGHSKNVLDAIADIKKKYTQVEVIAGNIATKDGAKALIDAGVDAIKIGIGAGSICTTRIIAGVGVPQLTAIEDASEIAKQYNVGAIADGGIKYSGDIVKAFAIGADAVMAGGLFSSTYEAPGEVIIIDGKKYKPYRGMGSVGAMLHGSKDRYFQSEVVNKSKFVPEGIEGVTEYKGHVSDVVYQITGGIRSGMGYIGARTIEELQKKAVFLKITNQGLAESHVHDVKITSKAPNY; encoded by the coding sequence ATGCCAGCTAATTTAAAAGAAGCTCTAACCTTTGACGATGTATTATTAGTACCACAAGAATCAGATATTCTTCCCAAAGATGTATCTTTAGAAAGAAAATTAACTAAAAAAATCACATTAAAAACTCCATTAATAAGCTCTCCAATGGACACAGTAACAGAATCTCAAATGGCTATAGCAATGGCACTATGCGGAGGATTGGGAGTTATACATAAAAATATGCCGTTAGAACAACAGGCAAAAGAAGTAGCAATTGTAAAAAGTTTTAAAGATATAGAAAATAAAGAAAAAGCAAGCATTGATGAAAAAGGCTCTTTGATAGCTGCTGCTGCTATAGGAATCTCTGATGATAGATATGAAAGAACAGAAAAATTAATAGAAGCTGGTGTAAATATAATAGTAATAGATACAGCGCATGGTCATTCAAAAAATGTATTAGATGCAATAGCAGATATTAAAAAGAAATACACTCAAGTCGAAGTTATAGCTGGAAATATTGCTACAAAGGACGGAGCTAAGGCTTTGATAGATGCGGGAGTTGATGCTATAAAAATAGGTATAGGTGCTGGCTCAATATGTACAACAAGAATTATTGCGGGAGTTGGAGTTCCTCAGCTTACTGCTATAGAAGATGCTTCAGAGATAGCTAAACAGTATAATGTTGGAGCTATTGCTGACGGCGGTATAAAATATTCTGGAGATATAGTAAAGGCTTTTGCTATAGGTGCTGATGCTGTAATGGCTGGAGGACTTTTCTCTTCTACTTATGAGGCTCCTGGTGAAGTTATTATAATAGACGGTAAAAAATATAAACCTTATAGAGGAATGGGTTCTGTAGGTGCTATGCTTCATGGAAGTAAAGACAGATATTTCCAAAGTGAAGTTGTAAACAAATCTAAGTTTGTACCTGAAGGTATAGAAGGCGTTACTGAATATAAGGGGCATGTTTCTGATGTTGTTTATCAAATTACAGGCGGTATTCGTTCTGGAATGGGATATATTGGTGCTAGAACTATAGAAGAGTTACAGAAAAAGGCGGTATTCTTAAAGATAACAAATCAAGGTCTTGCAGAAAGCCATGTACATGATGTAAAAATTACTTCTAAAGCACCTAATTATTAA
- the gap gene encoding type I glyceraldehyde-3-phosphate dehydrogenase — MAVKVAINGFGRIGRLVFQALVERGLLGKEIDVVGVVDVSTDAKYFAYQLKYDSVHGRMKADITTEGEDVLVVNGNKIKCIGATKELKDLPWKDLGVEYVIESTGLFTDKEKAEGHIAAGAKKVIISAPGKGDLRTFVYGVNHEEYDPANHHVVSNASCTTNCLAPLVHVLLKEGIGIETGLMTTIHSYTATQKTVDGPSKKDWRGGRAAAVNTIPSTTGAAKAVGEVLPVTKGKLTGMSFRVATPDVSVVDLTFRSEKDTSIEEIDALMKKASESYMKGVLGYCNEELVSSDFIHDNRSSIYDSLATVQNNLKGEKRFFKIVSWYDNEWGYSNRVIDLLLYMYNKK, encoded by the coding sequence ATGGCTGTAAAAGTAGCAATAAATGGTTTCGGACGTATTGGTCGTCTAGTTTTTCAGGCATTAGTAGAACGCGGTTTATTAGGTAAAGAGATAGATGTAGTAGGTGTTGTTGATGTTAGTACTGATGCTAAATATTTTGCTTATCAATTAAAATATGACTCAGTTCATGGCAGAATGAAAGCTGATATAACTACTGAAGGCGAAGATGTATTAGTAGTAAACGGCAACAAAATTAAATGTATCGGTGCTACTAAAGAATTAAAAGACCTTCCTTGGAAAGATTTAGGTGTTGAATATGTAATCGAATCTACTGGTCTTTTCACTGATAAAGAAAAAGCTGAAGGTCATATAGCTGCAGGTGCTAAAAAAGTTATCATTTCAGCTCCTGGTAAAGGTGATTTAAGAACTTTCGTTTATGGTGTTAACCATGAAGAATATGACCCTGCTAATCATCATGTAGTATCAAATGCTTCTTGTACTACTAACTGTTTAGCTCCACTAGTACATGTACTTCTTAAAGAAGGTATTGGTATAGAAACAGGTCTTATGACTACTATTCACTCTTATACTGCTACTCAAAAAACTGTAGACGGTCCTTCTAAAAAAGACTGGAGAGGCGGACGTGCTGCTGCTGTGAACACTATCCCATCTACTACTGGTGCTGCTAAAGCTGTTGGTGAAGTTTTACCAGTTACTAAAGGTAAATTAACAGGTATGAGTTTCAGAGTTGCTACTCCAGATGTATCTGTTGTAGATTTAACTTTCAGAAGTGAAAAAGATACTTCTATTGAAGAAATCGATGCTTTAATGAAAAAAGCTTCTGAATCTTATATGAAAGGTGTTTTAGGTTATTGTAATGAAGAATTAGTATCTAGCGACTTCATACATGACAATAGAAGCTCTATTTACGATTCTTTAGCTACAGTTCAAAATAACTTAAAAGGCGAGAAAAGATTCTTCAAAATCGTTTCTTGGTATGATAATGAATGGGGTTATTCTAACAGAGTAATTGATTTATTATTATATATGTACAACAAAAAATAA
- a CDS encoding alpha/beta hydrolase, whose translation MIFIIILIILLLAIIIISNYYVQLVLIKGKKRVLEIKKNSKEETKEEILEKEKRREWFEKSQIDVYTKTSDNLKVHAHFIENKNSNIYTIIVHGYESKGSNMRYYGEKFFNMGYNVILIDLRTHGLSEGNSYGMGYLEKEDILAWIKYILSINTNADIILFGISMGAESIMIALSESIPSNVKLAIEDSGYTNANEQLGNRLKISYHLPYFPFIPTISLITKLRIGYFFSEANALKSVSKTKTPILFIHGSEDDLVPLEMMERLYNACSSKKDKLIVEGAYHISSAKHNETLYWKKIKEFISEHL comes from the coding sequence ATGATATTCATAATAATATTAATAATATTACTTTTAGCTATTATTATAATATCAAATTATTATGTACAGCTAGTTTTAATTAAAGGCAAAAAAAGAGTACTAGAAATCAAAAAAAACAGCAAAGAAGAAACTAAAGAAGAGATTTTAGAAAAAGAAAAAAGAAGAGAATGGTTTGAAAAATCTCAAATAGATGTATACACAAAAACTTCTGATAATTTGAAAGTGCATGCTCATTTTATAGAAAATAAAAACTCTAATATTTACACAATAATAGTTCATGGATATGAGAGTAAAGGCTCTAATATGAGGTATTATGGTGAGAAGTTTTTTAATATGGGGTATAATGTTATTCTTATAGATTTGAGAACTCATGGATTAAGCGAAGGCAACTCTTATGGCATGGGGTATTTAGAAAAAGAGGATATTCTCGCTTGGATTAAATATATATTATCAATAAATACTAATGCTGATATTATTTTATTTGGTATATCTATGGGGGCAGAATCTATAATGATTGCTTTATCTGAAAGCATTCCTTCAAATGTAAAACTTGCAATAGAAGACTCTGGATATACTAATGCTAATGAACAGCTTGGAAATAGGCTAAAAATAAGCTATCACCTACCCTACTTTCCTTTTATACCAACAATATCATTAATAACAAAACTAAGAATAGGATATTTTTTTTCAGAGGCTAATGCTTTAAAATCTGTATCAAAAACAAAAACTCCTATATTATTTATTCATGGAAGTGAAGATGATTTAGTGCCTTTAGAGATGATGGAAAGGCTATATAATGCTTGTTCATCAAAGAAAGATAAATTAATTGTAGAAGGTGCTTATCATATAAGTTCTGCAAAACATAATGAAACATTGTATTGGAAAAAAATAAAAGAGTTTATATCAGAGCATTTATAA
- the rsfS gene encoding ribosome silencing factor produces the protein MKFNDSNKTKKMIDREMAKSLTLKAAKALDDKKLEDIVILDLDGVTTLSDFFIIATASSAPQMKAGSDAVYKELKEEGITPYAENDNNSDSLWYLTDYGFLVIHLFTQEGREYYDLDKLWHEAKKIEMN, from the coding sequence ATGAAATTCAATGATTCAAACAAAACAAAAAAAATGATAGACAGAGAAATGGCTAAAAGCCTAACTCTAAAAGCAGCAAAAGCTTTAGATGATAAAAAACTTGAAGACATAGTAATATTAGATTTAGATGGTGTTACTACCCTTTCAGACTTTTTTATTATAGCAACAGCTTCTTCTGCTCCGCAAATGAAGGCTGGTTCTGATGCTGTTTATAAAGAACTAAAAGAAGAAGGCATTACTCCTTATGCAGAAAATGATAATAATTCTGATTCTTTATGGTATTTAACAGATTATGGCTTTTTGGTGATACATTTGTTTACACAGGAAGGAAGAGAGTATTATGATTTGGATAAATTATGGCATGAGGCTAAAAAAATAGAAATGAATTAA
- a CDS encoding LCP family protein gives MKIKNNDNNNKALKTISNANKKAVIILISSFTFIIVIAAFTLYYFLYSKIDSAIKKDEELYFSVLFIDENNEPYGAYVGVLSSLHNRIGLIGLPRNVALWKNKKENPIPLKELYKEGGDSSVFNAIENTVNKKITYKITLDNNSISDIIDLIGGVKMYVEEPIHYVENNSLYNINFDIGEWMFHGNKVVSYLHYVTMKQYEDIETLYRLEDVIINLMISFIQSPELKSMIVRKDMRNAIYSKIKSNLRPPDIKAILKIISNSNEKSLIVQNIDARVDDKGILNPLLEGSAFVKQMEDLALYVGLKTERSELNNEDVSLIILNGTDVSGLADRINIRMRYRGFAAGEYGNFPAKVYNSIVLIRNGEIEKSFMVANECRISRIYAKTDRRLLNNAVLILGYDYYEIQ, from the coding sequence ATGAAAATTAAAAACAACGATAATAATAATAAAGCCTTAAAAACTATAAGCAATGCCAATAAAAAAGCTGTAATTATATTAATATCTTCTTTTACTTTCATCATTGTTATAGCGGCTTTTACTTTATATTATTTTCTATACAGTAAAATTGATTCAGCAATAAAAAAAGATGAAGAATTATACTTCTCTGTATTATTCATAGATGAAAACAATGAGCCTTATGGGGCATATGTGGGCGTATTATCAAGTTTACATAATAGAATTGGATTAATAGGACTTCCAAGAAATGTAGCTCTTTGGAAAAATAAAAAAGAAAACCCTATACCTCTAAAAGAATTATACAAAGAAGGCGGAGATTCTTCAGTATTTAATGCTATAGAAAATACAGTCAATAAAAAAATAACATACAAAATCACACTCGACAATAACAGCATATCAGACATAATAGATTTAATAGGCGGAGTAAAGATGTATGTAGAAGAGCCTATTCATTATGTAGAAAATAACAGCCTTTATAATATTAACTTTGATATTGGAGAATGGATGTTTCATGGCAACAAGGTAGTATCATATTTACACTATGTTACTATGAAACAATATGAGGATATAGAAACTTTATATAGACTTGAAGATGTTATTATTAATTTAATGATTAGTTTTATACAAAGTCCTGAGCTTAAATCTATGATAGTTAGAAAAGATATGAGAAATGCTATTTACTCAAAAATAAAAAGCAATTTGAGACCTCCGGATATTAAGGCTATATTAAAGATAATATCAAACAGCAATGAAAAAAGCTTAATAGTACAAAATATAGATGCGAGAGTTGATGATAAAGGAATACTTAATCCATTACTTGAAGGAAGTGCTTTTGTAAAACAGATGGAAGATTTGGCTTTATATGTGGGATTAAAAACAGAGAGAAGCGAATTAAACAATGAAGATGTTAGTTTAATAATTTTAAATGGCACTGATGTTTCTGGGCTTGCAGATAGAATAAATATTAGAATGCGTTATAGGGGATTTGCGGCTGGTGAGTATGGAAATTTTCCTGCTAAAGTGTATAATAGCATTGTTCTTATAAGAAACGGCGAAATAGAAAAGTCTTTTATGGTTGCTAATGAATGTAGAATTAGCAGAATATATGCTAAAACTGATAGAAGGCTTTTAAATAATGCAGTATTAATTTTGGGGTATGATTACTATGAAATTCAATGA
- a CDS encoding methionine-R-sulfoxide reductase, protein MELRKLTEEERNVIIFKGTEYPFTGEYNDFFEEGVYCCKQCGAELYRSEDKFKSKCGWPSFDDEIKGAIRRSLDEDGYRIEITCNNCGAHLGHVFQGEHLTDKNIRHCVNSISLIFKPKEK, encoded by the coding sequence ATGGAATTAAGAAAATTAACAGAAGAAGAAAGAAATGTGATAATATTTAAGGGTACTGAATATCCTTTTACAGGTGAATATAATGACTTTTTTGAGGAGGGTGTTTATTGCTGCAAACAATGCGGTGCAGAATTATACCGCTCTGAAGATAAGTTTAAATCAAAGTGCGGCTGGCCTTCATTTGATGATGAAATAAAAGGAGCTATTAGAAGGTCATTAGATGAAGACGGATATAGAATAGAAATTACATGTAATAATTGCGGTGCTCATTTAGGACATGTATTTCAAGGAGAGCATTTAACAGATAAAAATATAAGGCACTGTGTAAACTCTATTTCGTTAATATTTAAACCTAAAGAAAAATGA